From the genome of Nicotiana sylvestris chromosome 2, ASM39365v2, whole genome shotgun sequence, one region includes:
- the LOC138885705 gene encoding uncharacterized protein, with translation MIAGLELAKSLGAKVIEAKCDSLLIVNQVNGTFKVNEERIRRSLDKFQVTLHQFKEWTLQCVPHDQNSEANALANLELSVDSDEFDSRAVVQVMDSVVEEGYAKVNSASLTWDWRNKYIDYLKIGKLSSNPKESKAMRTKASRFSLIEGKLFRRSFFGPLARCLGPGDIE, from the coding sequence atgattgcaggtctagaactgGCCAAGAGCCTTGGGGCCAAAGTTATCGAAGCTAAATGTGACTCCCTCCTCATCGTAAATCAAGTCAACGGAACGTTCAAAGTAAATGAGGAACGGATTCGGAGGTCCTTGGACAAGTTTCAGGTGACCTTACACCAATTCAAGGAATGGACTCTACAGTGTGTGCCCCAtgatcaaaatagtgaggccaATGCACTAGCCAACTTGGAGTTATCTGTTGACTCCGATGAATTCGACTCGAGGGCAGTGGTGCAAGTAATGGACTCGGTGGTAGAAGAAGGTTATGCTAAGGTAAACTCGgcaagtttgacttgggattggagaaataaatatatagaCTACCTGAAGATAGGAAAATTATCATCGAATCCCAAGGAATCAAAAGCCATGCGCACCAAAGCTTCCAGGTTCAGCTTAATCGAGGGGAAATTGTTCAGAAGATCCTTCTTCGGCCCATTAGCTAGGTGCTTGGGTCCAGGAGACATTGAATAA